A single region of the Anomaloglossus baeobatrachus isolate aAnoBae1 chromosome 2, aAnoBae1.hap1, whole genome shotgun sequence genome encodes:
- the FILIP1L gene encoding filamin A-interacting protein 1-like isoform X2: MTSCPIGLGQAESLSFIVCLFHWNAHISCLGENCLSETSVPLWDRSSRGHTLQRYSPRLKTLIEQETTYQAKKEKENHKKITKLRDELTKLKSFALIVVDEQQRLTELLNEQSAKIQELTLTAQKTQDKLNIVEIKAEEEEQKANRLETELQTQESRFFQEHESMMAKLTSEETQNRQLRLKLAALSRQIDELEETNKTLRKAEDELHDLREKMNKGECGNSSLMAEVEELRKRLLEMEGKDEELIKMEEQCKDLNKKLEKEASQSKTLKVEVDKLSKRINELEKLEDAFNKSKQECQSIKCTMEKERAATKQLCNELESLKVRIRELEVIEVKLEKTENILKEDLTKLKTLTVMLVEERKSLTEKIRQTEEKLKSTTTQLQQEQNKVTTITEKLIEESKKSLKSKAELQEKMHTITKDNEDLKSKLRAEEEKGNDLMSKVTVLKKKLQSLESIEKEFLKNKMKPESKQSEAFYQENNKIRELTQEVERLKNTLKQMKAMEDDLMKTEDEFESLEKRYYNEQQKAKMFSEELEVVKMELTNYKLAEKSGSYQEKVLIAKLKDEEAKSGHLSREVTALKEKIHDYMKTEDNICRLKGDHSVLQRKLNQQENRNKEMSKEMENLSKELERYRRFSKSLRPSLNGRRISDFQVFSKEVQTDSTYNEPPDYKSLVPLERAVINGQLYQESDNEDDETNDEDSTTAYKCNSTNRNSINNNRKQISPWTKPSSQQQSQNGKVHLKQNGNYIHPGDMVLTHTPGQPLHIKVTPDHGQNTATLEITSPTTENAHSFTSTAVIPSSGTPKQRITIIQNGSLTPVKSRVMDGYVTPEQVVPPLTMASFVRPRTPDSCGSITPERTMSPIQVLALTSSSSSPDRVLSPEPMEIGGTHAVFRVSPDKQTGWQFQRSNSSSSTSSVITTEDNKIHIHLGTPTSPIIPVQEKRHSLTNGIPNKPTNKITSSITITPTATPLSRQSQITVSNMNN, from the coding sequence gctaaaaacactgattgaacaagAAACAACCTACCAAGCTAAAAAGGAGAAAGAGAACCACAAAAAAATAACCAAACTCCGTGATGAGCTCACGAAGCTGAAGTCATTTGCGTTAATTGTGGTCGATGAGCAACAGAGGTTGACTGAACTCTTGAATGAGCAAAGTGCCAAGATCCAAGAGCTGACATTAACTGCCCAAAAAACACAGGATAAACTTAACATTGTAGAAATAAAAGCAGAAGAAGAAGAGCAAAAAGCAAACAGACTTGAAACAGAACTTCAAACTCAGGAAAGTAGGTTCTTTCAAGAGCACGAATCCATGATGGCCAAACTAACCAGTGAGGAAACTCAGAACCGCCAACTGAGATTGAAGCTGGCAGCTCTCAGCAGACAAATCGATGAGCTTGAGGAAACAAACAAGACACTCCGCAAAGCTGAGGATGAACTTCATGACCTAAGGGAGAAGATGAATAAAGGAGAATGTGGAAACTCCAGCCTCATGGCGGAAGTGGAGGAGCTGAGAAAACGTCTGTTGGAGATGGAAGGTAAAGATGAAGAACTTATAAAAATGGAAGAACAATGCAAAGACctaaataaaaaattagagaaagaAGCATCACAAAGTAAAACCCTTAAAGTCGAGGTTGACAAGTTGAGTAAAAGAATTAATGAGTTAGAAAAACTCGAAGATGCGTTTAACAAAAGTAAACAAGAATGCCAATCTATTAAATGCACCATGGAAAAAGAGCGAGCTGCCACCAAACAACTGTGTAATGAACTAGAAAGTTTAAAAGTTCGTATACGAGAGCTCGAAGTGATTGAAGTGAAGCTTGAAAAGACGGAAAATATACTAAAAGAAGATCTAACCAAACTAAAAACCTTGACGGTGATGCTTGTGGAGGAAAGGAAATCGCTAACAGAAAAAATCAGGCAAACTGAGGAGAAACTTAAGTCCACCACTACTCAACTACAGCAGGAGCAAAACAAAGTGACCACTATCACAGAGAAACTCATAGAAGAAAGTAAAAAGTCTCTTAAGTCTAAGGCAGAGTTACAAGAGAAGATGCATACAATCACAAAAGACAATGAAGATCTTAAGAGCAAACTAAGAGCAGAGGAGGAAAAGGGAAATGACCTAATGTCCAAAGTCACTGTTCTCAAAAAGAAGCTCCAGTCACTTGAATCTAttgaaaaagaatttctaaagaacAAAATgaaaccagaaagtaaacaatcagAAGCATTTTACCAAGAAAACAACAAAATTAGAGAGCTCACGCAAGAGGTTGAAAGGCTAAAAAACACCCTAAAGCAAATGAAGGCAATGGAAGATGACCTCATGAAAACAGAGGATGAGTTTGAATCTCTGGAGAAAAGGTATTACAATGAGCAGCAGAAAGCCAAAATGTTTTCTGAAGAACTTGAAGTCGTAAAAATGGAATTAACTAACTATAAACTGGCTGAGAAGTCAGGATCATACCAAGAAAAAGTGTTAATTGCAAAGCTGAAGGATGAAGAAGCAAAGTCGGGTCACCTTTCTAGAGAAGTGACAGCCTTGAAAGAGAAGATCCACGACTACATGAAAACTGAAGATAATATTTGTCGCTTGAAAGGAGATCATTCTGTTCTTCAGAGGAAGCTCAATCAGCAAGAAAACAGAAACAAAGAGATGTCAAAGGAAATGGAGAATCTCTCGAAAGAACTTGAAAGGTATCGACGGTTTAGCAAGAGCCTTAGACCTAGCCTCAATGGACGGAGAATATCAGACTTTCAAGTGTTTTCGAAGGAGGTGCAGACAGATTCAACGTACAATGAGCCACCTGACTACAAAAGTCTTGTTCCTTTAGAGAGAGCAGTTATAAATGGGCAATTATACCAAGAGAGTGACAACGAAGATGATGAGACAAACGATGAGGACTCCACTACAGCGTACAAGTGTAACTCCACAAATAGAAATTCTATAAACAACAACAGGAAACAAATATCTCCATGGACAAAGCCATCAAGTCAACAACAGTCCCAAAACGGGAAAGTCCACTTGAAACAAAATGGAAATTACATCCATCCAGGAGATATGGTCCTTACACATACGCCTGGACAACCTTTACACATTAAAGTCACACCAGATCACGGACAAAACACAGCCACACTTGAAATCACAAGCCCTACTACAGAAAACGCACACTCCTTTACGAGTACGGCAGTGATACCAAGTTCTGGGACTCCGAAACAGAGAATAACAATTATTCAGAATGGTTCGTTGACACCTGTGAAATCGAGAGTAATGGATGGATATGTAACACCAGAGCAAGTGGTGCCACCGCTTACAATGGCTTCTTTTGTACGGCCTCGGACTCCAGACTCATGTGGATCCATAACTCCAGAGAGaacaatgtcccccatccaggtattGGCTTTAACAAGTTCATCTAGTTCCCCAGACCGGGTACTTTCCCCAGAACCTATGGAAATTGGTGGAACGCATGCAGTTTTTCGAGTTTCCCCCGACAAACAGACTGGTTGGCAGTTTCAGAGATCAAACAGTTCTAGCTCAACTTCAAGTGTAATAACTACTGAGGACAATAAAATACACATCCACTTAGGAACGCCCACCAGTCCCATCATACCAGTGCAAGAGAAAAGACATTCACTGACTAATGGAATTCCAAATAAGCCCACAAATAAAATCACCAGCAGTATCACTATCACACCAACAGCCACTCCACTATCACGGCAATCACAAATTACAGTAAGTAATATGAATAATTGA